A window of Brachybacterium fresconis contains these coding sequences:
- a CDS encoding catalase, with amino-acid sequence MTDFDPKIPSTTESGAPRESDAHSLSIGADGPLLLHDANLVEKLARFDRERVPERSPHAKGSGAFGVLEVTEDVSKYTKADLFQPGRKTPMVQRFSTVAGELGSPDTWRDVRGFSMKFYTQEGNYDLVGNNTPVFFVRDPMKFPDFIHSQKRLPDSGLRSNTMQWDFWTSVPESAHQVTYVMGDRGLPKSWRHMNGYGSHTYMWINESGEKFWVKYHFHTDQGMEFLSNEEADRLAGVDGDYHRRDLFESIAQGDFPSWTLSVQVIPYEDAKTYRFNIFDLTKTVPHSDYPLIKVGTVTLNENPTNHFAQIEQAAFSPSNTVPGIGLSPDKMLLGRSFSYPDAQRNRIGTNFNQLPVNRPIVPTNSYDKEGAMEFFHSGDQPVYAPNSYGRKYQNEQGPVDNGWEADGEMVRAAYSLHAEDGDFVQPGIMVREVLDDASRERLVETVSGGLSTVEEPVLSNAIQYWKNIDQNIGERIEKAIGTVAADDQPGGDPLDA; translated from the coding sequence ATGACCGACTTCGACCCGAAGATCCCGAGCACCACGGAGTCCGGTGCTCCCCGCGAGTCCGACGCCCACTCGCTGAGCATCGGCGCCGACGGCCCGCTGCTGCTCCATGACGCCAACCTGGTCGAGAAGCTCGCCCGCTTCGACCGCGAGCGCGTTCCGGAGCGCAGCCCCCACGCGAAGGGCTCGGGCGCCTTCGGCGTGCTCGAGGTGACCGAGGACGTCTCGAAGTACACCAAGGCGGATCTGTTCCAGCCGGGCCGCAAGACCCCCATGGTGCAGCGCTTCTCCACCGTCGCCGGTGAGCTCGGCTCGCCCGACACCTGGCGCGACGTGCGCGGCTTCTCGATGAAGTTCTACACCCAGGAGGGCAACTACGATCTGGTCGGCAACAACACGCCGGTCTTCTTCGTGCGCGACCCCATGAAGTTCCCCGACTTCATCCACTCCCAGAAGCGGCTCCCGGACTCCGGACTGCGCTCGAACACCATGCAGTGGGACTTCTGGACCTCCGTGCCCGAGAGCGCGCACCAGGTCACCTACGTGATGGGCGACCGCGGGCTGCCGAAGTCCTGGCGCCACATGAACGGCTACGGCTCCCACACCTACATGTGGATCAACGAGTCCGGCGAGAAGTTCTGGGTCAAGTACCACTTCCACACGGACCAGGGCATGGAGTTCCTCAGCAACGAGGAGGCCGACCGCCTCGCCGGCGTCGACGGCGACTACCACCGCCGCGACCTCTTCGAGTCGATCGCCCAGGGCGACTTCCCCAGCTGGACCCTCTCGGTGCAGGTGATCCCGTACGAGGATGCGAAGACCTACCGCTTCAACATCTTCGACCTCACCAAGACGGTCCCGCACTCGGACTACCCGCTGATCAAGGTCGGCACGGTCACGCTGAACGAGAACCCGACGAACCACTTCGCCCAGATCGAGCAGGCCGCCTTCAGCCCCTCTAACACGGTGCCGGGCATCGGGCTCTCCCCGGACAAGATGCTGCTGGGCCGCTCGTTCTCCTACCCGGATGCGCAGCGCAACCGCATCGGCACCAACTTCAACCAGCTGCCGGTGAACCGCCCGATCGTTCCCACCAACTCCTACGACAAGGAGGGGGCGATGGAGTTCTTCCACAGCGGCGACCAGCCCGTGTACGCCCCGAACTCCTACGGTCGCAAGTACCAGAACGAGCAGGGTCCGGTCGACAACGGCTGGGAGGCCGACGGCGAGATGGTCCGCGCCGCCTACTCCCTGCACGCCGAGGACGGTGACTTCGTCCAGCCCGGGATCATGGTCCGGGAGGTCCTGGACGATGCCTCCCGCGAGCGCCTGGTCGAGACCGTCTCCGGCGGTCTGAGCACGGTGGAGGAGCCGGTGCTGTCCAACGCGATCCAGTACTGGAAGAACATCGACCAGAACATCGGTGAGCGCATCGAGAAGGCGATCGGCACCGTCGCGGCCGACGACCAGCCGGGCGGCGACCCGCTGGACGCCTGA
- a CDS encoding Fur family transcriptional regulator — translation MPSIDHTSALRGAGLRVTAPRLATLDAVAAHPHADAEVIARQVRERLGTVSRQAVYDVLNALSDAELLRRVSLGGRSMQYELHRHDNHHHLVCRECGRLEDVPCAIGEAPCLIPHDDHGFEIEIADVVYRGVCSECRAAKTASSATPAAVPTGAPAPSETTAHRTPETP, via the coding sequence ATGCCGAGCATCGACCACACCTCCGCCCTGCGAGGTGCCGGACTTCGCGTGACCGCTCCGCGGCTCGCGACGCTGGACGCGGTTGCCGCTCATCCCCATGCCGACGCCGAGGTCATCGCCCGGCAGGTCCGCGAACGTCTGGGCACCGTCTCCCGGCAGGCCGTCTATGACGTGCTGAACGCACTGTCGGACGCCGAGCTGCTGCGCCGGGTCTCCCTCGGCGGCCGCAGCATGCAGTACGAGCTGCACCGCCACGACAACCACCATCACCTGGTGTGCCGCGAATGCGGCCGCCTGGAGGACGTTCCCTGTGCGATCGGCGAGGCCCCCTGCCTGATCCCGCACGACGACCACGGCTTCGAGATCGAGATCGCCGACGTCGTCTACCGCGGCGTGTGCTCCGAGTGCCGAGCGGCGAAGACCGCCTCCTCTGCGACGCCTGCGGCGGTGCCGACCGGTGCGCCCGCCCCGTCGGAGACCACCGCGCACCGCACCCCCGAGACCCCCTGA
- a CDS encoding alpha/beta hydrolase — protein sequence MTLAALSRRTLTRLTAAAAGTVLLLSGCTDLGGEQESPSASEEESGAGQHAPGEQADLPLDDLGTSAAQDLPSDPASDPAYAEYYEQDIEWGPCEDLMAEDAECGTITVPLAWDDPSQGDIEIAVGRLAGSEQDAGSLVVNPGGPGGSGVDFLESVPYLFSPEVRSAYDVVGFDPRGVSRSAGIECLSDEETDQYRAETAEPGTAEAEEMSQKWGAKIAEACEANSGDVLPYLDTYSTARDMDVLRAALDSEKLDYFGYSYGTYLGSTYADLYADRVGHFVLDGAIDPTITMDELTAGQAEGFEKATSAFVEDCLENADSCPLKGDVEEGKQQLQAFFAAVDENPLDTGDPDRPLTGALARSAVLMLMYGDELWPTGRDALTAGMNGDGEALLNLADQSAGRQDDGSYRTNATYAITAINCLDHPGIADEQWQEQEAERLAEEFPTFGPVMGGDGCAQWPVPPLREPAPISAEGADPILVIGTTGDPATPYEWSVGLAEQLDSGVHMTFEGNGHTAYGRSGGCIEEQVDAYLLEDTVPEDGFTC from the coding sequence CGCCGCTCTGTCGCGACGGACGCTGACCCGACTGACCGCGGCAGCAGCGGGGACCGTCCTGCTGCTGAGCGGATGCACCGACCTCGGCGGCGAGCAGGAATCCCCCTCGGCCTCGGAGGAGGAGAGCGGTGCGGGTCAGCACGCGCCGGGTGAGCAGGCGGATCTTCCGCTCGACGACCTCGGCACCTCCGCCGCCCAGGACCTGCCCTCGGACCCCGCCTCGGATCCGGCGTACGCCGAGTACTACGAGCAGGACATCGAGTGGGGGCCGTGCGAGGACCTCATGGCCGAGGACGCCGAGTGCGGGACGATCACCGTCCCGCTGGCGTGGGACGACCCCTCCCAGGGCGACATCGAGATCGCGGTCGGTCGCCTGGCCGGCAGCGAGCAGGACGCCGGGTCCCTCGTGGTCAACCCGGGCGGTCCCGGCGGCTCCGGCGTGGACTTCCTGGAGTCGGTCCCGTACCTGTTCTCCCCGGAGGTGCGCAGTGCCTACGACGTGGTCGGCTTCGACCCGCGGGGCGTGTCGCGCTCCGCCGGGATCGAGTGCCTCAGCGACGAGGAGACCGACCAGTACCGCGCCGAGACCGCGGAGCCGGGCACTGCCGAGGCCGAGGAGATGTCCCAGAAGTGGGGCGCGAAGATCGCCGAGGCCTGCGAGGCGAACTCCGGCGACGTGCTGCCCTACCTCGACACCTACTCCACCGCGCGGGACATGGACGTGCTCCGCGCGGCCCTGGATTCCGAGAAGCTCGACTACTTCGGGTACTCCTACGGCACCTATCTCGGGTCGACCTACGCGGATCTGTACGCCGATCGGGTGGGGCACTTCGTGCTCGACGGGGCGATCGACCCCACGATCACCATGGACGAGCTCACGGCCGGGCAGGCCGAGGGTTTCGAGAAGGCGACCAGCGCTTTCGTCGAGGACTGCCTCGAGAACGCCGATTCCTGCCCGCTCAAGGGTGATGTCGAGGAGGGGAAGCAGCAGCTGCAGGCCTTCTTCGCCGCCGTCGACGAGAACCCCCTGGACACCGGCGACCCGGACCGCCCGCTGACCGGCGCGCTCGCGCGCTCCGCCGTGCTGATGCTGATGTACGGCGACGAGCTCTGGCCGACCGGTCGCGACGCCCTCACCGCGGGGATGAACGGGGACGGCGAGGCGCTGCTGAACCTCGCCGACCAGTCCGCCGGTCGACAGGACGACGGGTCCTATCGCACGAACGCCACCTACGCGATCACCGCCATCAACTGTCTGGATCATCCCGGCATCGCGGACGAGCAGTGGCAGGAGCAGGAGGCCGAGCGCCTGGCCGAGGAGTTCCCGACCTTCGGCCCCGTGATGGGCGGGGACGGCTGCGCCCAGTGGCCCGTCCCGCCGCTGCGCGAGCCCGCCCCGATCTCTGCCGAGGGCGCGGATCCCATCCTCGTGATCGGCACGACCGGCGACCCGGCCACGCCGTACGAGTGGTCCGTCGGCCTCGCCGAGCAGCTGGACAGCGGCGTGCACATGACCTTCGAGGGCAACGGCCACACCGCCTACGGGCGCTCCGGCGGCTGCATCGAGGAGCAGGTCGACGCCTACCTCCTCGAGGACACGGTGCCCGAGGACGGCTTCACCTGCTGA